One stretch of Tenrec ecaudatus isolate mTenEca1 chromosome 18, mTenEca1.hap1, whole genome shotgun sequence DNA includes these proteins:
- the C5AR1 gene encoding C5a anaphylatoxin chemotactic receptor 1, protein MNTSSEDYSNYNCTADDCFGDNEITVDGNSLKPQIPPLDVAALVIFALVFLVGVPGNGLVIWVTGSEVRRAINAIWFLNLAVADFLSCLALPIIFLSKVWDNHWPFGQAACKVVPSLILLNMYASILLLATISADRFLLVFNPIWCQNMRRPSLAWMACGAAWVMALLLTIPSFLYRCIHKDHYPLKTTCTINYGRNNHTEVAVASVRLVVGFLWPLITLSVCYTFLLLRTWRRKATRSAKTLKVVVAVVSSFFVFWLPYQITGMLLALHESKSSTFKLVLRVDALTISLAYVNCCINPIIYVAAGRGFQTLCRKSFRAMIRNVLTEESVSKESKSTHASMVHTMSEKTDAV, encoded by the coding sequence ATGAACACGAGCTCCGAGGATTACAGCAATTACAACTGCACAGCTGACGATTGCTTCGGTGACAATGAGATTACTGTGGATGGGAATTCCCTCAAGCCTCAGATTCCCCCTCTGGATGTGGCTGCGCTGGTCATCTTCGCCCTTGTCTTCCTGGTGGGGGTACCGGGCAATGGCTTGGTGATCTGGGTGACAGGGTCCGAGGTCAGGCGGGCCATCAACGCCATTTGGTTCCTCAACCTGGCAGTGGCCGACTTCCTCTCCTGCCTGGCGCTGCCTATAATCTTCCTCTCCAAGGTCTGGGACAACCACTGGCCCTTTGGCCAGGCCGCCTGCAAGGTGGTCCCTTCCCTCATCCTGCTCAACATGTACGCCAGCATCCTGCTCCTTGCCACCATCAGCGCCGACCGTTTCCTGCTGGTCTTCAATCCCATCTGGTGTCAGAACATGCGCCGGCCTAGCCTGGCCTGGATGGCGTGTGGAGCCGCCTGGGTCATGGCCCTGCTCCTGACCATCCCTTCCTTCCTGTACCGGTGCATCCACAAGGACCACTATCCCCTCAAGACCACGTGCACCATCAACTATGGGAGAAACAATCACACGGAGGTGGCAGTGGCCAGTGTCCGGCTGGTTGTGGGCTTCCTGTGGCCACTCATCACCCTCTCCGTCTGCTACACCTTCCTGCTGCTGCGCACCTGGAGGCGCAAGGCCACGCGCTCCGCCAAGACCCTGAAGGTGGTGGTGGCCGTGGTCAGCAGCTTCTTTGTCTTCTGGCTGCCCTACCAGATCACCGGCATGCTCTTGGCTTTGCACGAGAGCAAATCCTCCACCTTCAAACTCGTCCTGAGGGTTGATGCGCTGACCATCTCCCTGGCTTACGTCAACTGCTGTATCAACCCCATCATCTACGTGGCCGCCGGCAGGGGCTTCCAGACCTTGTGTCGCAAATCCTTCCGTGCCATGATTCGCAATGTGCTAACGGAGGAGTCGGTGAGCAAGGAGAGCAAGAGTACGCATGCCTCCATGGTGCACACGATGTCGGAGAAGACTGACGCGGTGTAA